One Quadrisphaera setariae DNA segment encodes these proteins:
- a CDS encoding amino acid permease, whose product MAHAPAPAPVHGAPEAAALHRGLTTRHLVMIALGGVIGSGLFISSGYTIYQAGPLGAVIAYVVGALVAWQLMTCLGELAVQMPESGGFHVYAHRILGAGTGFTTAWLYWLCWVAAIGSELTASGLLMQRWFPGVPVWVWCAVFAALLLAVNLAPVRLYGDTESLLAGVKVTAVVVFVVVGALAIVGVSASDAPAPLLSNFVTPDGLLPAGVGGVLVAVLAVFYAFSGTELIAIAAGETDDPARVVPKAVRTTMVRLVVFFVGAIVVMAALVPYDQLGSADESVETSPFVTVFAASGIPYAADVIAVVIITALMSAGVSGLYACSRLLRSLALTGDLPAAFARTDRRNIPVLAVVVSLAGGLVSLVSSYVAPGTVYVVLVSIAGFAVVAVWAVIALAHLVQRRRLQAAGTDPASLPYRSRWFPFAPLFVLVACAVSVVASLFDGSQRLATVIGVVFTAACYLVHRLRRGARASERTSA is encoded by the coding sequence GTGGCGCACGCCCCCGCCCCCGCCCCCGTCCACGGAGCTCCGGAGGCGGCAGCGCTGCACCGGGGCCTGACGACCCGCCACCTGGTGATGATCGCCCTCGGCGGCGTCATCGGGTCGGGCCTGTTCATCTCGTCCGGCTACACGATCTACCAGGCCGGGCCCCTGGGCGCCGTCATCGCCTACGTGGTCGGCGCCCTGGTGGCGTGGCAGCTCATGACCTGCCTCGGCGAGCTGGCCGTGCAGATGCCGGAGTCGGGCGGGTTCCACGTGTACGCCCACCGCATCCTCGGGGCCGGCACGGGCTTCACGACGGCGTGGCTGTACTGGCTGTGCTGGGTGGCCGCCATCGGCTCCGAGCTCACCGCATCCGGCCTGCTCATGCAGCGGTGGTTCCCCGGGGTGCCGGTCTGGGTGTGGTGCGCGGTGTTCGCGGCGCTGCTCCTGGCGGTCAACCTCGCGCCGGTGCGCCTGTACGGAGACACCGAGAGCCTGCTCGCGGGCGTGAAGGTCACCGCCGTCGTCGTCTTCGTCGTGGTGGGTGCGCTCGCGATCGTCGGGGTCAGCGCCTCGGACGCGCCCGCGCCGCTGCTGTCGAACTTCGTCACGCCCGACGGGCTGCTGCCGGCCGGTGTCGGGGGAGTGCTGGTCGCCGTCCTGGCGGTGTTCTACGCCTTCTCCGGCACCGAGCTCATCGCCATCGCCGCGGGCGAGACCGACGACCCCGCGCGCGTGGTCCCCAAGGCCGTCCGCACCACGATGGTCCGGCTGGTGGTCTTCTTCGTCGGAGCGATCGTCGTCATGGCCGCGCTGGTGCCCTACGACCAGCTCGGCAGCGCCGACGAGTCCGTGGAGACCAGCCCGTTCGTCACCGTCTTCGCGGCCTCCGGCATCCCGTACGCGGCCGACGTCATCGCCGTCGTCATCATCACCGCGCTCATGTCCGCCGGGGTGTCGGGGCTGTACGCCTGCTCCCGCCTCCTGCGCTCCCTGGCGCTCACCGGAGACCTGCCGGCCGCGTTCGCCCGCACCGACCGGCGGAACATCCCCGTGCTCGCCGTGGTGGTGAGCCTCGCCGGCGGCCTGGTGTCGCTGGTCAGCTCGTACGTCGCCCCCGGCACCGTCTACGTGGTGCTCGTGTCGATCGCCGGGTTCGCCGTGGTCGCGGTGTGGGCCGTCATCGCGCTGGCCCACCTCGTGCAGCGCCGCCGCCTGCAGGCCGCCGGCACCGACCCGGCCTCGCTGCCGTACCGCTCGCGGTGGTTCCCCTTCGCCCCCCTGTTCGTGCTGGTGGCGTGCGCCGTGTCGGTGGTGGCGTCGCTGTTCGACGGCTCCCAGCGCCTCGCCACCGTCATCGGCGTGGTCTTCACCGCCGCCTGCTACCTGGTGCACCGGCTGCGGCGCGGCGCCCGCGCCTCCGAGAGGACCTCCGCATGA
- a CDS encoding ABC transporter permease codes for MSPATAASGLLVLLVLAWLAAPGAFTSYDPITGDASATFAPPGPSHWFGTDHLGRDVLARVIWGTRQTALTAGLAVLVGAVLGTLLGLASSTLGPLADAVGMRLVDALIALPSIMVALFVVAAYGAGPLSIGVGVGIGSVVLFARLVRAEALRVRALDFMEASTLAGAGYWRQLTGHLLPAVRGPVLALAVVDFGAAVLAVSSLGFLGFGTPPPTPEWGLIVAEGRQYLAVAWWMTSLPGLFVLLVVVALGVLGRSSARSTRA; via the coding sequence GTGAGCCCGGCCACCGCGGCATCGGGCCTGCTGGTGCTGCTCGTGCTGGCCTGGCTCGCCGCACCGGGGGCCTTCACCAGCTACGACCCCATCACCGGCGACGCCTCGGCCACCTTCGCCCCGCCCGGTCCCTCGCACTGGTTCGGCACCGACCACCTCGGCCGCGACGTGCTGGCCCGCGTCATCTGGGGCACGCGGCAGACCGCGCTCACCGCCGGGCTGGCCGTGCTCGTCGGTGCCGTCCTGGGGACGCTGCTCGGTCTCGCCTCCTCCACGCTCGGGCCGCTGGCCGACGCCGTGGGCATGCGCCTGGTGGACGCGCTCATCGCCCTGCCGTCGATCATGGTCGCCCTCTTCGTGGTGGCCGCCTACGGCGCCGGGCCGCTGTCCATCGGGGTCGGCGTGGGCATCGGCTCCGTCGTCCTCTTCGCGCGCCTCGTGCGCGCAGAGGCCCTGCGCGTGCGGGCGCTGGACTTCATGGAGGCCAGCACCCTCGCCGGCGCCGGGTACTGGCGGCAGCTCACCGGGCACCTGCTGCCCGCCGTGCGCGGTCCGGTGCTGGCCCTCGCCGTCGTCGACTTCGGCGCCGCCGTCCTGGCGGTCAGCTCGCTGGGGTTCCTCGGGTTCGGCACACCGCCACCGACGCCGGAGTGGGGCCTCATCGTGGCCGAGGGTCGCCAGTACCTCGCCGTGGCGTGGTGGATGACCTCGCTGCCCGGCCTGTTCGTCCTGCTCGTCGTCGTCGCGCTCGGCGTGCTCGGCCGGTCCTCCGCGAGGTCCACCCGTGCCTGA
- a CDS encoding ABC transporter permease, with product MSGTARYVAGRVGQALLVLWVTYTLVFLAVQALPSDPVTIFLASDAGGDPALIAQVNAFYGYDRPWYVQYGSQLLHLLRGDVGFSLSTGQPVLERIGDVVGSTVALASTGLVLSVVIAVAVSAAVHLADAPRLSRFVRSTPSLFSAVPVFWLGIVVLQVFSFQLGILPLFPDGSLVSLLIPALVLAVPVSAPIAQVLLVSVEEAGEQPFVRTAKAKGLRPSRVFWAHVLRTSLPGAVAVIGTTLGVLVAGSVITETVFGRPGLGSVLLKAVVAQDVTLVQGLVLLTTAVVVLTALVLDLLAPVIDPRAARGASAKGAPRLAS from the coding sequence GTGAGCGGCACCGCCCGCTACGTCGCCGGCAGGGTCGGGCAGGCGCTGCTCGTCCTGTGGGTGACGTACACGCTCGTGTTCCTGGCGGTGCAGGCGCTGCCGTCGGACCCGGTGACCATCTTCCTGGCCTCCGACGCCGGCGGTGACCCCGCGCTCATCGCGCAGGTCAACGCCTTCTACGGCTACGACCGGCCCTGGTACGTCCAGTACGGCTCCCAGCTGCTGCACCTGCTGCGGGGAGACGTGGGCTTCTCGCTGTCCACGGGGCAGCCGGTGCTGGAGCGCATCGGCGACGTCGTGGGCAGCACGGTGGCGCTCGCCTCCACCGGGCTCGTGCTCAGCGTGGTCATCGCGGTGGCCGTCAGCGCCGCCGTCCACCTGGCCGACGCGCCGCGGCTCAGCCGGTTCGTCCGGTCCACCCCGTCGCTGTTCAGCGCCGTGCCGGTGTTCTGGCTGGGGATCGTGGTGCTGCAGGTCTTCTCCTTCCAGCTGGGGATCCTGCCGCTGTTCCCGGACGGCTCCCTCGTCTCGCTGCTCATCCCCGCCCTCGTGCTGGCGGTGCCGGTCTCCGCGCCGATCGCCCAGGTCCTGCTGGTCAGCGTGGAGGAGGCCGGCGAGCAGCCGTTCGTGCGCACGGCGAAGGCCAAGGGACTGCGGCCCTCCCGGGTGTTCTGGGCGCACGTGCTGCGGACCTCGCTGCCGGGGGCGGTCGCCGTCATCGGCACCACCCTGGGCGTGCTCGTGGCCGGGTCCGTCATCACCGAGACCGTCTTCGGGCGCCCCGGCCTGGGCTCGGTGCTCCTCAAGGCCGTGGTCGCGCAGGACGTGACGCTGGTGCAGGGGCTCGTGCTGCTGACCACCGCCGTCGTCGTCCTCACCGCCCTGGTCCTGGACCTGCTGGCCCCCGTCATCGACCCGCGCGCCGCCCGCGGCGCCTCCGCGAAGGGTGCCCCGCGCCTTGCCTCCTGA
- a CDS encoding ATP-binding cassette domain-containing protein produces MPDSSAHPSPQTPVLQLQHVQLDYAGRRSTVRALDDVSFEVAPGEIVALVGESGSGKSTIASAVTGLLPPSARITGGRVLLGGQDVAGKRERAWSRLRGRAVGLVPQDPGASLTPVLTIGAQVAEVLAVRGERLGRAERRRRCIELLEVAEVPRAAERLSQYPHELSGGLKQRILIAMAFGLEPSLVVADEPTSALDVTVQRQVLRVFDRLVREHSSSVLFVTHDIALAADHASRALVLQRGRLVDDVRVDDAVRPGAASGYTGQLLEHARSTLVAVPAQRHEAPDDSGGATSAAPVLDVRGLRHTFPAARGRGEVVAVDDVSFTVPRGQTVALVGESGSGKSTTARAVLRLLDADAGQVLVDGVDVSTASGRARKALWRSAQLVHQNPDSSLDPRWTVARTIGEPLAALGPGGAAQRRQRVEELLDAVGLPPEVADRLPAALSGGQRQRVAIARALAPRSSLVVLDEALSALDVITQERVLGLLRTIQADHGVSYLFISHDLATVRLLAQHVVVMKGGRVVEQGPAAQLFSAPQTEYARELLAAVPGHRLLASASGSTAAASPAPAASGAPR; encoded by the coding sequence GTGCCTGACAGCAGCGCTCACCCGAGCCCCCAGACCCCCGTGCTGCAGCTGCAGCACGTGCAGCTCGACTACGCCGGCCGCCGCAGCACCGTCCGTGCCCTCGACGACGTGAGCTTCGAGGTGGCACCCGGCGAGATCGTCGCGCTGGTGGGCGAGTCCGGGTCGGGCAAGTCGACCATCGCCAGCGCCGTCACCGGCCTGCTCCCGCCCTCGGCGCGGATCACCGGGGGCCGCGTGCTCCTGGGTGGCCAGGACGTGGCCGGGAAGCGCGAGCGCGCGTGGAGCCGGCTGCGGGGTCGCGCCGTCGGCCTGGTCCCGCAGGACCCCGGGGCCTCGCTGACGCCGGTGCTGACCATCGGCGCGCAGGTGGCGGAGGTCCTCGCGGTGCGCGGCGAGCGGCTCGGCCGGGCCGAGCGCCGCCGCCGGTGCATCGAGCTGCTGGAGGTGGCGGAGGTGCCGCGCGCGGCGGAGCGGCTCTCGCAGTACCCGCACGAGCTGTCGGGCGGCCTCAAGCAGCGGATCCTCATCGCGATGGCGTTCGGCCTGGAGCCGTCGCTCGTGGTGGCCGACGAGCCGACCTCGGCCCTCGACGTCACGGTGCAGCGCCAGGTGCTGCGGGTGTTCGACAGGCTGGTGCGCGAGCACTCCTCCAGCGTGCTGTTCGTCACCCACGACATCGCCCTCGCCGCCGACCACGCGAGCCGCGCGCTGGTGCTGCAGCGCGGACGCCTGGTGGACGACGTGCGCGTCGACGACGCCGTGCGGCCAGGCGCGGCGAGCGGGTACACCGGGCAGCTGCTCGAGCACGCCCGCTCGACGCTGGTCGCCGTCCCCGCCCAGCGCCACGAGGCCCCCGACGACAGCGGCGGTGCGACCTCAGCGGCTCCCGTGCTGGACGTCCGGGGCCTGCGCCACACCTTCCCCGCGGCGCGGGGGCGCGGCGAGGTGGTCGCCGTGGACGACGTCAGCTTCACCGTGCCCCGCGGCCAGACCGTCGCGCTGGTCGGCGAGTCGGGCTCGGGCAAGTCGACCACCGCCAGGGCGGTGCTGCGCCTGCTCGACGCCGACGCCGGCCAGGTGCTGGTCGACGGCGTGGACGTCTCGACCGCGTCAGGGCGCGCCCGCAAGGCGCTGTGGCGCTCGGCGCAGCTGGTGCACCAGAACCCCGACTCCTCGCTCGACCCTCGGTGGACCGTCGCCCGCACCATCGGTGAGCCCCTGGCCGCCCTGGGGCCGGGTGGCGCGGCGCAGCGGCGCCAGCGCGTCGAGGAGCTCCTCGACGCCGTCGGCCTGCCACCGGAGGTGGCCGACCGGCTGCCGGCGGCCCTGTCCGGCGGGCAGCGCCAGCGCGTGGCCATCGCCCGAGCGCTCGCGCCGCGCAGCTCGCTCGTGGTGCTCGACGAGGCGCTCAGCGCCCTCGACGTCATCACCCAGGAGCGGGTGCTCGGCCTGCTGCGGACGATCCAGGCCGACCACGGCGTCTCCTACCTGTTCATCTCCCACGACCTCGCCACCGTGCGCCTGCTCGCGCAGCACGTGGTGGTCATGAAGGGCGGCCGCGTGGTGGAGCAGGGCCCCGCTGCCCAGCTCTTCTCGGCGCCGCAGACCGAGTACGCCCGCGAGCTGCTCGCCGCGGTGCCGGGCCACCGGCTCCTCGCCTCCGCGAGCGGCTCCACGGCCGCTGCCAGCCCCGCCCCCGCCGCCTCAGGAGCACCCCGATGA
- a CDS encoding ABC transporter substrate-binding protein → MSPLSPAHPLSRRRFVLGVGGLTVAALALPGCSSGSGSAQTSGAGATSGAPVEGGSLVFADIELQTDFQTQRAFNYTQANVYRNIADRLTAFDPATGKVVPWIASQWAVSPDNTEFTFTIRPGVTFSDGTPLDAAAVKANLDQLGLGDPARNIIKNRDFIGYASSEVVGADQVLVRLSQPNADFLKATAAATSSLVALKTLALDYAGQAKIENVVGSGPFVFASQVPDQELRFSKRADYAWPSSVSTNQGPAHLDEVVFRAIPEVGLRVGAVSSQQADVARGVQPTDEALAKQSGIALVVAEAPELTANWAAFRGGAPVVSDQAVRRALQIGFDREALKKTVLSESYPLSGSVLNRSAPGFTDLSDQIAYDAAGAKKLLDDAGWVPGSDGVRVKDGQRLSVAVAASSRSVVIKPAFEFIESEWRKIGVELKNNAGDSAIFTTALGDKTYPIVGSRQFYLGGLAPLFSAEGNTNTYVSDAQLNELFGQERAATDDASRDAALTAVQERLVLGTNLLIPLWDEVQVHAVGKGVHITFDGGTAPLLQEAWKDA, encoded by the coding sequence ATGTCCCCCCTGAGCCCCGCCCACCCCCTCAGCCGCCGCCGCTTCGTCCTCGGCGTGGGTGGTCTGACCGTGGCCGCGCTCGCCCTGCCGGGATGCTCCAGCGGGTCTGGCAGCGCTCAGACGTCCGGCGCCGGGGCGACGTCCGGCGCTCCCGTGGAGGGCGGCTCCCTCGTCTTCGCCGACATCGAGCTGCAGACCGACTTCCAGACGCAGCGCGCCTTCAACTACACGCAGGCCAACGTGTACCGGAACATCGCCGACCGGCTCACCGCCTTCGACCCGGCCACCGGGAAGGTCGTGCCGTGGATCGCCTCGCAGTGGGCGGTCAGCCCCGACAACACCGAGTTCACCTTCACCATCAGGCCCGGGGTGACGTTCTCCGACGGGACCCCGCTGGACGCGGCGGCGGTCAAGGCCAACCTCGACCAGCTCGGCCTGGGCGACCCCGCGCGCAACATCATCAAGAACCGCGACTTCATCGGCTACGCCAGCTCCGAGGTGGTGGGCGCTGACCAGGTGCTGGTCAGGCTCTCGCAGCCCAACGCCGACTTCCTCAAGGCCACCGCCGCGGCCACCAGCAGCCTCGTGGCGCTGAAGACCCTCGCGCTCGACTACGCGGGCCAGGCGAAGATCGAGAACGTCGTCGGCTCCGGCCCCTTCGTCTTCGCCTCCCAGGTGCCCGACCAGGAGCTGCGCTTCAGCAAGCGCGCCGACTACGCCTGGCCGTCGTCGGTCTCCACCAACCAGGGTCCCGCCCACCTCGACGAGGTGGTCTTCCGCGCGATCCCCGAGGTGGGGCTGCGCGTGGGGGCCGTCAGCTCCCAGCAGGCCGACGTCGCCCGCGGGGTGCAGCCGACGGACGAGGCGCTCGCGAAGCAGTCGGGCATCGCCCTGGTGGTGGCCGAGGCGCCCGAGCTCACCGCGAACTGGGCGGCCTTCCGCGGTGGGGCGCCCGTGGTCAGCGACCAGGCCGTCCGCCGGGCGCTGCAGATCGGGTTCGACAGGGAGGCCCTCAAGAAGACCGTGCTCAGCGAGAGCTACCCGCTGTCCGGCTCGGTGCTGAACCGCTCGGCGCCCGGGTTCACCGACCTGTCCGACCAGATCGCCTACGACGCCGCCGGCGCGAAGAAGCTCCTCGACGACGCCGGCTGGGTGCCCGGCTCCGACGGCGTGCGCGTCAAGGACGGGCAGCGGCTCAGCGTCGCCGTGGCGGCCAGCTCCCGCAGCGTGGTCATCAAGCCGGCCTTCGAGTTCATCGAGTCGGAGTGGCGCAAGATCGGTGTGGAGCTGAAGAACAACGCCGGCGACAGCGCGATCTTCACCACCGCGCTGGGTGACAAGACCTACCCGATCGTCGGGTCGCGGCAGTTCTACCTGGGTGGCCTCGCCCCGCTGTTCAGCGCCGAGGGCAACACCAACACCTACGTCTCCGACGCCCAGCTCAACGAGCTGTTCGGCCAGGAGCGGGCCGCCACCGACGACGCCTCCCGCGACGCCGCGCTGACCGCGGTGCAGGAGCGGCTGGTCCTCGGCACCAACCTGCTCATCCCGCTGTGGGACGAGGTGCAGGTCCACGCCGTCGGCAAGGGCGTCCACATCACCTTCGACGGCGGCACCGCGCCGCTGCTGCAGGAAGCGTGGAAGGACGCGTGA